In Pedobacter sp. WC2423, the following are encoded in one genomic region:
- a CDS encoding two-component regulator propeller domain-containing protein, with protein sequence MGYQVIRVLITKILFVINELTNSITTKMRLLQLIIFVVFSGIQPYAVRAQLWSENSGKSLYGDYAFKTYTIADGLPSKSTTATFRDSRGFIWVGTENGLCRFDGYTFKIFNHKPADSTSISNNFVSSIVEDRKGMLWVGTMDGLNRMDPMTEKFQSFYHKESLPLSISNNKIWALLCDRQGIIWVGTDDGFNRYHESTRSFTAYQPNSKLPYTMVGKSVNSIIEDKQGQLWLGNWSGGLNRFDKRTQCFSNFRQKQLPGSKNPNDIWTLTSDKNGVIWVGTYWNGLFRFDTRTNSFTAITPPDKSSTGVYSILPLTERILLVGGNNGFYWLDTRNNKWEAIKNLVNYPFGGAYKDKDNIIWINAKNGFLKIDSKQYKFELKDLKLGNAEVKSIASKDDRLWIGTNKGLFVFDYRTGQLSALKKNGTKNSLKSNDISKLYFDSRGTLWILTEDGFDSYDLQKKEFSHHSHHSVLGSLFNEDVFRDILEAEPGVYYLATDAGLKIYNSFNNTFKHYYSNKNDKYALSNNHLYSLLKDQNGEIWIGTYGGGLNHFNPVTGRFRVFGPAEHSGSGVSSNIIRGLFRDSGNNIWVSTPDGLNKYDFKRKQFVVYSKVDGFSSNVFRDVTEDRKGNIWVTTENGLSKLNPANMVINNFDEADGVYVNSVMFNNGESIYLAGARGGVIKFNPLTIQFNKIVPPVYFTDFQLFNKSIVADPGGPLRQNLNIATELTLDYEQSVFSFEFVGLNYRYSEKNKYAYMLIGFDKKWNYVGTQRKATYTNLNPGTYKLWIRASNNDGVWNKEGRVLIICIRSPWYWRWWAYVIYAVATGLLIYLYFIYRKKQYELKYKIKVASIESEKEKELSEKKLSFFTNISHEFRTPLTLIINPIKELLYHDDKNVDISNLNIVYRNAKRLLSLVDQLLLFRKADSGADLLKAADLEIVNLCKEVYLCFSHLASSRNISYEFLSAATHIWIYADREKLEIAIFNLLSNAIKFTPDGGSVKLEILEASDRLTIQISDTGCGIPEVAGEKIYNRFYQEADENSSLRTGFGIGLFLVRNFIESHGGSITYKSITNQGTTFSVELLKGKCHINPDQLIPETGMSSQLLMELSGDEHGIQSEQLITEQYDHALTSEKKSILIIDDNPSIRNYLIGIFKAQYQLFVAESGEQGMEMIREILPDFIISDVMMQGITGIEICSLVKEDAALCHIPVVLLTASTSPEIKLKGLEIGADDYISKPFDKDLLMARVAGILKSKNSLQKYFYNEITLNPNNSKISAEYRDFLQQCIQIVELYITDPNFNIQVLADEIGMSRSNLFVKIKSISGRSSNSFIRFIRLRKAAEIFINTDNTISETMFMVGIIDSKYFRAQFHKLFNMNPSDYIRKYRKNFSNQISLGKGIKTNPGRFDS encoded by the coding sequence ATGGGATATCAGGTAATCCGGGTGTTGATTACAAAGATATTGTTTGTCATTAATGAGCTAACGAATTCAATAACTACAAAAATGCGTTTACTGCAGCTGATTATTTTTGTTGTTTTTTCTGGAATTCAACCTTATGCTGTCCGGGCGCAGTTATGGTCGGAAAATAGTGGAAAGTCACTCTATGGTGATTATGCATTTAAAACCTATACCATTGCTGATGGACTTCCATCTAAAAGTACAACTGCCACCTTCAGGGATAGCAGAGGGTTTATATGGGTTGGTACAGAAAATGGTCTGTGCCGTTTTGATGGTTACACCTTCAAAATTTTTAATCACAAGCCTGCTGACAGTACTTCTATCAGTAACAATTTTGTAAGCAGTATTGTGGAAGACCGGAAAGGAATGTTATGGGTAGGTACAATGGACGGCTTGAACAGGATGGATCCGATGACCGAAAAATTCCAGTCCTTTTATCACAAAGAATCGCTTCCCTTATCTATTAGTAATAACAAAATATGGGCATTGCTCTGCGACAGACAGGGGATAATATGGGTAGGAACTGATGATGGCTTTAACAGGTATCACGAATCTACCAGATCCTTTACCGCCTATCAGCCCAATTCTAAATTGCCCTATACCATGGTCGGCAAGTCTGTTAATTCTATTATTGAAGATAAACAGGGACAACTTTGGCTGGGAAACTGGAGCGGAGGGTTAAACAGGTTCGACAAACGTACGCAGTGCTTCAGTAATTTCCGGCAAAAGCAGTTGCCCGGATCCAAAAACCCAAACGATATCTGGACGCTCACCTCTGATAAAAACGGGGTGATATGGGTGGGTACCTACTGGAACGGATTATTTCGCTTTGATACCAGAACAAATTCCTTTACTGCAATTACACCTCCTGATAAAAGTAGTACAGGAGTTTATAGTATCCTGCCTTTAACAGAGCGTATTTTGCTTGTTGGTGGAAATAATGGCTTTTACTGGCTGGATACCCGGAACAATAAATGGGAGGCGATTAAAAACCTGGTAAATTATCCTTTTGGTGGTGCCTATAAAGATAAGGATAACATCATCTGGATCAACGCTAAGAATGGGTTTTTGAAAATTGACAGTAAACAATATAAGTTTGAGCTGAAAGACCTGAAACTAGGCAATGCTGAAGTAAAAAGCATAGCAAGTAAAGATGACCGTCTTTGGATCGGTACGAATAAGGGCTTGTTTGTATTCGATTACCGAACCGGACAACTCTCAGCTCTGAAGAAAAACGGAACGAAAAACAGCCTCAAAAGTAATGACATCAGTAAACTTTATTTTGATTCCAGAGGAACCCTGTGGATCTTAACTGAAGATGGATTCGATAGTTATGATCTGCAAAAAAAGGAATTTTCCCACCATTCCCATCATTCTGTTTTGGGCAGTCTCTTCAATGAGGATGTTTTCAGGGACATTCTGGAAGCTGAGCCTGGTGTTTATTATCTGGCTACTGATGCTGGCCTGAAAATTTACAATAGCTTCAACAATACTTTTAAGCATTATTACAGCAATAAGAATGACAAATATGCCTTAAGTAATAACCACCTCTATTCTTTATTAAAGGATCAGAATGGGGAGATATGGATTGGAACTTATGGTGGTGGATTGAACCACTTTAATCCTGTTACTGGCCGTTTCCGGGTTTTCGGGCCTGCGGAACACTCCGGGAGTGGAGTTAGCAGTAATATAATCAGAGGGCTATTCCGGGATTCAGGTAACAATATCTGGGTTTCCACGCCAGATGGACTTAATAAGTATGATTTTAAGCGCAAGCAGTTTGTAGTTTATTCTAAAGTTGATGGTTTTTCCAGTAATGTGTTCAGGGATGTTACAGAAGATCGTAAAGGTAACATCTGGGTAACTACTGAAAACGGGTTATCAAAATTAAACCCTGCAAATATGGTCATCAACAATTTTGATGAGGCAGATGGTGTGTATGTGAATTCGGTAATGTTCAATAATGGGGAAAGTATTTATCTTGCCGGAGCACGAGGGGGGGTAATTAAATTCAATCCGCTTACCATCCAATTTAATAAGATTGTACCTCCGGTTTATTTTACAGATTTTCAACTGTTCAACAAATCCATTGTTGCTGATCCGGGAGGGCCACTCAGACAAAACCTGAATATCGCAACCGAACTGACGCTGGATTATGAACAGAGTGTGTTTTCCTTTGAATTTGTTGGACTCAATTACCGCTATTCGGAAAAAAATAAGTACGCCTATATGCTGATTGGATTTGATAAAAAATGGAATTACGTAGGTACGCAGCGTAAAGCCACCTATACCAACTTAAACCCGGGAACCTATAAACTCTGGATCCGGGCTTCCAATAACGATGGGGTCTGGAACAAAGAGGGCAGGGTGCTGATCATCTGCATTCGCTCGCCATGGTACTGGAGATGGTGGGCTTATGTGATTTATGCAGTTGCAACCGGTCTGCTGATTTATTTGTACTTTATTTACAGGAAGAAACAATATGAGCTGAAATACAAGATAAAGGTGGCCAGTATAGAAAGTGAAAAGGAAAAAGAGCTCAGCGAAAAGAAACTCTCCTTTTTCACTAATATCTCCCATGAATTTCGTACACCACTTACCTTAATTATAAATCCGATAAAGGAACTCTTGTATCATGATGATAAAAATGTGGATATCAGTAACCTTAATATTGTATATCGGAATGCAAAACGTCTCCTTAGCCTGGTTGATCAGTTACTGCTTTTCAGAAAAGCGGATTCCGGGGCTGATTTGCTGAAGGCCGCTGATCTGGAAATTGTGAACCTGTGTAAAGAAGTTTACTTATGTTTTTCTCACCTCGCCAGCTCAAGAAATATCAGTTATGAATTTCTGAGTGCTGCAACGCATATCTGGATATACGCTGATAGGGAAAAATTAGAAATTGCTATTTTTAATTTGCTGTCAAATGCGATTAAGTTTACCCCGGACGGGGGAAGTGTAAAACTTGAAATTCTTGAAGCATCCGACAGGCTAACTATACAAATCAGTGATACAGGTTGTGGCATTCCTGAAGTAGCCGGGGAGAAAATCTATAACAGGTTTTATCAGGAAGCAGATGAAAATAGTTCTTTAAGAACGGGGTTTGGAATAGGGTTATTTTTGGTGCGTAATTTCATTGAAAGCCATGGTGGTTCTATTACCTATAAGAGTATCACTAATCAAGGGACTACTTTTTCGGTTGAATTGTTGAAAGGAAAGTGCCACATCAATCCTGATCAGCTTATTCCGGAAACAGGAATGAGTTCTCAGCTGTTAATGGAATTGAGTGGGGATGAACATGGAATCCAATCAGAACAGCTCATTACTGAGCAGTATGATCATGCCCTGACATCAGAAAAAAAATCAATCCTGATTATAGATGACAATCCATCCATCAGGAATTACTTAATTGGAATTTTCAAAGCACAGTATCAATTGTTTGTTGCAGAAAGTGGGGAGCAGGGGATGGAGATGATTCGTGAAATACTCCCTGATTTTATTATCAGCGATGTAATGATGCAGGGGATTACCGGGATAGAGATTTGTAGCCTGGTCAAGGAAGACGCTGCTTTATGTCATATCCCGGTAGTACTATTAACGGCCAGTACCTCTCCTGAAATTAAATTGAAAGGACTGGAAATTGGTGCTGATGATTATATTAGTAAACCTTTTGATAAAGATTTGCTGATGGCCAGGGTGGCTGGGATTTTGAAAAGCAAGAACAGCCTTCAGAAATATTTCTACAATGAGATTACGCTGAATCCAAATAATTCGAAGATCTCAGCAGAATACAGGGATTTTCTCCAGCAGTGTATTCAGATTGTAGAGTTGTACATCACCGATCCAAATTTTAATATTCAGGTACTTGCGGATGAGATTGGCATGTCCCGGTCCAACTTGTTTGTTAAAATTAAATCTATATCCGGCAGATCCTCCAACAGTTTTATCCGCTTTATCCGGCTTCGGAAGGCGGCCGAAATATTTATCAATACAGATAATACTATATCTGAAACCATGTTTATGGTTGGGATTATTGATAGTAAGTATTTCAGAGCGCAGTTTCATAAACTCTTTAACATGAATCCTTCTGATTATATCAGGAAATACAGAAAGAACTTTTCTAATCAGATCAGCCTTGGCAAAGGCATCAAAACAAATCCGGGCCGCTTTGATTCGTAA
- a CDS encoding ribulokinase, translating into MNLTKYVIGIDYGSDSVRSVIINTENGAELSSSVYYYKRWQKKLYCEPALNQFRQHPLDYIEGLEYTIKDCIAKAGGEAVAAAIKGIAVDTTGSTPVAVDITGTPLALTPGFEENPNAMFVLWKDHTGIKEAAQINDHATKFKTNYLKYVGGIYSSEWFWAKLLHVLKEDTAIRSAIFSWVEHCDWIPFLLTGGNDARKMKRSRCAAGHKALWAEEFDGLPPEEFFSKLDPLLSGFREKLFQDTYTSDEPAGTLSEEWASRLGLSPDVVVGVGAFDAHMGAVGGQISPYYLCKIMGTSTCDILVAPLADLDGKLVKGICGQVNGSVIPGTMGLEAGQSAFGDVYAWFKNLISWPLDHLLTQSDIIDQATAAALKDELEAKIISSLSEQAELLGDNDYAELAIDWLNGRRTPDANQELKGAISGLSLGTDAPRFFRALAAATCFGAKSIVDRFKEQGVPVKGIIGIGGVAKKSPYIMQMMADVLEMPIKIHRFEHTCALGAAMFAAVAAGIHPDIETAMETMGTGFEAEYQPNQKKKKMYNQHYQEYLALGRYVEKYSKKDIKPYVS; encoded by the coding sequence ATGAATCTAACCAAATATGTCATCGGTATAGATTACGGATCGGATTCTGTTCGCTCTGTAATTATAAATACCGAAAATGGGGCAGAGCTCTCTTCCTCAGTTTATTATTATAAAAGGTGGCAAAAAAAACTTTATTGTGAGCCTGCATTAAATCAGTTCAGGCAGCATCCTCTTGACTACATTGAGGGGCTAGAGTATACCATTAAAGATTGTATTGCAAAAGCCGGCGGCGAAGCAGTAGCTGCTGCTATCAAGGGTATCGCTGTAGATACCACAGGTTCTACTCCTGTAGCCGTTGACATCACCGGAACCCCTCTTGCCCTCACTCCTGGTTTCGAAGAAAATCCAAATGCCATGTTTGTATTATGGAAAGACCATACAGGAATTAAAGAAGCAGCACAGATCAACGATCACGCCACTAAATTCAAGACAAACTATCTTAAATATGTAGGCGGAATTTACTCTTCAGAGTGGTTCTGGGCGAAACTTCTTCATGTGCTGAAGGAAGATACTGCAATTCGTAGTGCCATTTTTTCATGGGTAGAGCATTGCGATTGGATTCCTTTCCTGTTAACAGGAGGCAACGATGCCAGAAAAATGAAACGGAGCCGCTGTGCAGCAGGACATAAAGCACTTTGGGCAGAAGAGTTTGACGGTCTTCCTCCAGAGGAGTTTTTCAGCAAATTAGATCCGTTATTGTCAGGATTCAGAGAAAAACTATTTCAGGATACTTATACTTCAGATGAGCCTGCAGGCACCTTGAGTGAAGAATGGGCAAGCCGGCTGGGACTATCACCAGATGTGGTAGTTGGCGTAGGCGCATTTGATGCACATATGGGGGCTGTTGGAGGTCAGATCTCACCTTACTACCTGTGTAAAATCATGGGCACCAGCACCTGCGACATCCTTGTAGCCCCGCTTGCTGACCTGGATGGTAAACTGGTCAAAGGCATTTGCGGACAGGTAAATGGCTCTGTTATTCCCGGAACAATGGGTCTGGAAGCCGGTCAGTCTGCTTTTGGCGATGTCTATGCCTGGTTTAAAAATCTAATTAGCTGGCCATTAGATCATCTCCTCACTCAATCAGACATAATTGACCAGGCAACTGCAGCTGCTTTAAAAGATGAACTGGAAGCTAAGATTATTTCCAGTTTAAGTGAGCAGGCCGAACTATTAGGTGATAATGATTATGCAGAGCTGGCTATTGACTGGTTGAACGGAAGGCGGACTCCAGACGCAAACCAGGAATTGAAAGGTGCGATTTCCGGCTTAAGCCTGGGTACTGATGCACCAAGGTTTTTCCGTGCCTTAGCCGCTGCAACCTGTTTTGGTGCAAAAAGCATTGTTGACAGATTCAAAGAACAGGGCGTTCCGGTAAAAGGAATAATCGGTATTGGAGGAGTGGCAAAAAAATCACCTTATATCATGCAGATGATGGCTGATGTATTAGAAATGCCAATCAAAATTCATCGGTTTGAGCACACCTGTGCACTTGGAGCAGCCATGTTTGCTGCTGTAGCTGCTGGAATCCATCCAGATATTGAAACCGCAATGGAAACTATGGGCACAGGTTTCGAAGCAGAATATCAGCCAAATCAGAAAAAGAAAAAGATGTACAACCAGCATTATCAGGAATATCTGGCATTAGGCAGATATGTAGAGAAATACAGTAAAAAGGATATCAAACCTTATGTATCATGA
- a CDS encoding L-ribulose-5-phosphate 4-epimerase, with product MTDYKIIREAAYEANMELPKLGLVLFTFGNVSAADRDKGVFAIKPSGVPYKDLTPDKMVIVDFDGNIVAGTLRPSSDTKTHAVLYKHWDGINGIVHTHSTYATSWAQAQTDIPIFGTTHADHLTVDIPCAPAMSDEMINGDYEYETGFQIINHFKKLGYHHREVEMILVGNHAPFTWGKTAEKAVYNSAVLETVAQMALLTQQINRQSPKLKAALIKKHFERKHGPDSYYGQ from the coding sequence ATGACCGATTATAAAATAATACGCGAAGCTGCCTATGAGGCCAACATGGAACTGCCAAAGCTAGGACTTGTGCTCTTTACTTTTGGAAATGTAAGTGCAGCAGACAGAGATAAAGGTGTATTTGCGATCAAACCAAGCGGCGTGCCATACAAAGATCTGACACCAGATAAAATGGTCATCGTTGATTTCGACGGTAATATTGTAGCAGGAACACTCAGGCCATCTTCTGACACTAAAACCCATGCTGTACTTTACAAACATTGGGACGGAATCAATGGGATAGTACATACCCATTCTACTTATGCTACCTCCTGGGCACAGGCACAAACAGATATTCCGATTTTTGGTACTACGCATGCCGACCATCTTACTGTGGATATACCTTGTGCTCCTGCAATGAGTGACGAGATGATCAATGGAGATTACGAATACGAAACTGGCTTTCAGATCATCAATCATTTTAAAAAACTCGGTTATCATCATCGTGAGGTTGAAATGATCCTGGTTGGAAATCATGCACCGTTCACCTGGGGCAAGACAGCCGAAAAAGCAGTTTATAACAGTGCTGTACTGGAAACAGTGGCACAAATGGCCCTGCTAACGCAACAAATTAACAGGCAGTCACCAAAATTAAAAGCCGCATTAATAAAAAAGCATTTTGAACGTAAACATGGTCCGGATAGCTATTACGGCCAATAA
- the araA gene encoding L-arabinose isomerase — MINLKELEVWFITGSQHLYGEETLKQVADHAQQVAASLNSDPQIPVSVVYKPIVKTPDEIFETLQQANITANCIGVITWMHTFSPAKMWIRGLNILQKPLLHLHTQFNRDIPWDTIDMDFMNLNQSAHGDREFGFMVTRMRKDRKVVVGHWQDPEVLKEIDTWTRAAAGWHDWQGAKFARFGDNMRYVAVTDGDKVEAELKFGFQVNTYGIGDLVAVINSIPEESIQELLTEYEATYEMTSDLLRGGDRHTSVYEAAKIELGLKKFLEDGNFKGFSDTFEDLHGMIQLPGIAAQRLMAAGYGFAGEGDWKTAALVRACKVMGAGLPGANAFMEDYTYHFDPVNSMVLGSHMLEVDASLANEKPRLEVHPLGIGGKADPARLIFSVAGGNALNASIIDMGNRFRLLVNEVEAVEPAHELPKLPVAKVLWKPLPDMKTACAAWIYAGGAHHTAYSQNLTTAHLLDFANIAGIEYINIGTDTKINQFRNELQWNEIFYK; from the coding sequence ATGATAAACTTAAAAGAATTAGAAGTCTGGTTCATCACAGGAAGCCAGCATTTGTACGGAGAAGAGACCTTGAAACAAGTGGCTGATCATGCACAGCAAGTGGCCGCATCACTGAATTCAGATCCGCAGATTCCTGTTAGCGTAGTTTATAAACCTATAGTAAAAACACCTGACGAAATATTTGAAACCCTGCAACAGGCTAACATCACTGCAAACTGTATCGGCGTGATTACCTGGATGCATACTTTTTCTCCTGCTAAAATGTGGATAAGAGGGTTGAATATCCTTCAAAAACCACTACTGCACCTGCATACGCAATTTAACCGTGATATTCCATGGGATACTATCGATATGGATTTCATGAATCTTAACCAGAGTGCCCATGGTGATCGGGAGTTTGGATTTATGGTAACACGGATGCGTAAAGACAGAAAAGTAGTTGTAGGACACTGGCAGGATCCTGAAGTGTTGAAAGAAATTGATACCTGGACACGGGCTGCTGCTGGCTGGCATGATTGGCAAGGGGCTAAATTTGCGCGCTTTGGCGATAACATGCGTTATGTAGCGGTTACCGATGGTGATAAAGTTGAAGCAGAACTTAAGTTTGGTTTTCAAGTCAATACTTATGGTATAGGTGACCTGGTGGCAGTGATTAACAGTATTCCTGAGGAATCCATTCAGGAACTGCTGACCGAATATGAAGCAACCTATGAGATGACATCTGATCTGCTCCGTGGCGGAGACAGGCATACTTCCGTTTATGAAGCTGCAAAAATAGAACTTGGCCTTAAAAAATTCCTTGAAGATGGTAATTTTAAAGGTTTCAGTGATACCTTCGAAGATTTACATGGCATGATTCAGCTGCCAGGCATTGCCGCACAGCGATTAATGGCGGCCGGATACGGATTTGCCGGAGAAGGCGACTGGAAAACAGCAGCTTTAGTACGCGCCTGTAAAGTAATGGGGGCCGGATTACCGGGAGCCAATGCCTTTATGGAAGACTATACCTACCATTTCGATCCTGTTAATTCTATGGTACTGGGCTCACACATGCTGGAAGTTGATGCATCCCTGGCCAATGAAAAACCACGACTGGAAGTTCACCCACTTGGCATCGGTGGTAAAGCTGATCCCGCAAGATTGATCTTTAGCGTGGCAGGTGGAAATGCACTCAATGCTTCTATTATAGATATGGGCAATCGCTTCCGCTTACTTGTAAATGAAGTAGAAGCCGTGGAGCCAGCACATGAATTACCAAAATTACCAGTAGCAAAGGTTTTATGGAAACCTCTTCCTGATATGAAAACAGCTTGTGCAGCCTGGATCTATGCAGGAGGTGCACACCATACTGCTTACAGTCAGAACCTGACCACTGCCCACCTGCTGGATTTTGCCAACATTGCAGGCATAGAATATATAAACATTGGGACTGATACTAAAATCAACCAGTTTAGAAATGAGCTTCAATGGAATGAAATCTTTTATAAATAA
- a CDS encoding sodium/sugar symporter, with translation MNNNLVTTDYVVFIIYFLVVSGYGYYIYRKREKNEHDAKAFFLAEGTLTWWAIGASLIASNISAEQFIGMSGEGFFLGIAVAAYEWIAAIALIIVAVWFIPVYLKNKIYTMPQFLKTRYNESVALIMAVFWLFLYVFVNLTSILYLGAVAINGLTGGDYLHVIMIGLAVFALIISLGGMKVVAYTDVIQVAVLIFGGLVTTYIALTVVGEKFGVGPNAIAGFNVLMEQAPEHFKMIIPKPTAASTQNEISKYLTFPGLASYVAGIWIINLNYWGCNQYITQRALGADIKTARTGILFAGILKLMMPLIVMLPGIAAYVLYKSGHLPQLIGGKDGAYSAILTFLPTGLKGLSVAALTAAIVASLAGKVNSISTIFTLDIYAKYFKKGTEEKNLVLVGRTTVFVGMILAILFTWSDLLGIGGAGGFTFIQKYTGFISPGVFAMFILGMFWKRTTGSAAIVGVLAGFLLSVFFNEMAPNLLGNDTFLYTAYPNGKGGFEIPFHICMGLSFFFTMAIMIVISLTGPKVNPKAFELDKSMFKVEPPTMVLIVVTLLLIAALYVKFW, from the coding sequence ATGAACAACAACTTAGTCACTACAGATTATGTAGTTTTTATCATCTACTTTTTAGTCGTTTCCGGCTATGGGTATTACATTTACCGCAAGCGTGAAAAGAATGAGCATGATGCAAAAGCATTTTTTCTGGCTGAAGGAACATTAACCTGGTGGGCCATCGGTGCTTCCCTGATTGCCTCAAACATTTCTGCCGAACAATTTATTGGCATGAGTGGGGAAGGTTTCTTTCTTGGAATAGCTGTTGCGGCCTACGAATGGATCGCAGCCATCGCACTGATTATAGTTGCCGTCTGGTTCATTCCAGTCTACCTCAAGAATAAGATTTATACCATGCCACAGTTTCTGAAGACCAGGTACAATGAATCTGTTGCCCTGATCATGGCTGTATTCTGGTTATTCTTATACGTATTCGTGAATCTGACTTCTATACTTTACCTGGGCGCGGTAGCCATCAACGGCCTCACAGGCGGAGATTATCTGCATGTGATTATGATCGGGCTCGCTGTATTTGCACTGATCATTTCCCTGGGAGGTATGAAAGTAGTGGCCTATACTGATGTTATTCAGGTGGCTGTATTGATCTTTGGAGGATTGGTGACCACTTACATTGCTTTAACTGTTGTTGGAGAGAAATTCGGTGTTGGCCCTAATGCCATTGCCGGGTTCAATGTTTTGATGGAGCAGGCTCCTGAGCATTTCAAAATGATTATCCCGAAACCTACCGCTGCATCTACACAAAATGAGATTAGTAAATACCTGACTTTCCCCGGACTGGCTTCTTATGTTGCGGGTATCTGGATCATTAACCTGAACTACTGGGGATGCAATCAGTATATTACCCAGCGTGCATTGGGCGCGGACATTAAAACGGCAAGAACAGGTATTCTTTTTGCCGGCATTTTGAAGCTGATGATGCCACTAATCGTGATGTTGCCAGGTATCGCAGCCTATGTTTTGTACAAAAGCGGACACTTGCCTCAATTAATAGGTGGTAAAGACGGGGCTTATTCAGCAATACTTACTTTTTTGCCTACCGGTCTTAAAGGGTTATCTGTTGCTGCACTTACCGCAGCTATTGTTGCTTCTCTTGCCGGGAAAGTAAATAGTATCTCTACAATCTTCACACTGGATATATATGCAAAGTATTTTAAGAAAGGTACAGAAGAAAAGAACCTGGTTTTGGTGGGCAGAACAACGGTATTCGTTGGAATGATCCTCGCTATACTCTTTACCTGGAGTGATCTTTTGGGAATTGGGGGTGCAGGTGGTTTTACATTTATCCAGAAATATACAGGTTTTATCAGCCCGGGTGTGTTTGCGATGTTTATTTTGGGTATGTTCTGGAAAAGAACAACCGGAAGTGCAGCTATTGTTGGTGTGCTGGCAGGATTTCTGTTATCTGTATTCTTCAACGAAATGGCACCAAACCTGTTGGGTAATGATACTTTCTTATATACTGCCTATCCAAATGGTAAAGGTGGTTTTGAGATTCCATTCCATATCTGTATGGGACTTTCCTTTTTCTTTACCATGGCCATTATGATTGTGATCAGTTTGACCGGACCTAAAGTAAATCCTAAAGCTTTCGAACTGGATAAATCCATGTTCAAAGTTGAACCTCCTACAATGGTACTGATCGTAGTTACCCTGCTGCTCATTGCTGCATTGTATGTGAAGTTCTGGTAG
- a CDS encoding winged helix-turn-helix transcriptional regulator, with amino-acid sequence MVDYQIDKSKKKVQAIDYNSLCPVRNVLDRFGDKWSILVIVILGGTEKLRFNELQKCIGDISQKMLTMTLRKLETDDLVKRKVYPVVPPMVEYSITERGGTLLPLIENLTEWAQLNMQGINAAREKFDVNG; translated from the coding sequence ATGGTTGATTATCAGATAGATAAATCGAAAAAAAAAGTACAAGCTATTGATTATAATAGTCTTTGCCCTGTCAGAAATGTTTTGGACAGATTTGGCGATAAGTGGTCAATTCTTGTTATTGTAATTTTGGGCGGTACAGAAAAGTTACGTTTTAATGAGCTTCAAAAATGTATAGGTGATATTTCTCAGAAAATGCTGACGATGACTTTACGGAAATTGGAGACGGACGACTTAGTGAAGCGAAAAGTATATCCGGTTGTTCCGCCAATGGTAGAATACAGCATTACAGAAAGGGGGGGGACCCTGCTGCCATTAATTGAAAACCTTACAGAATGGGCGCAATTAAATATGCAGGGAATAAACGCAGCAAGAGAAAAATTTGATGTTAACGGGTAA
- a CDS encoding RNA polymerase sigma factor → MKNLKNLIQGCAIRDRTSQKLLYQMWYTFAMGICLRYAQSAAEAARNMNEGFFFIYDQISMYDHSDCFEVWFKKILIGIFIEQSRGGIKMATAFDHDLIIPASHPDPNNDLKYAQLIMIMQQLPQEQRTFFNMYAIDGYTYKELSSIFRIKEAQSKMIIGIARQKLYQIAKQGMAPERL, encoded by the coding sequence ATGAAAAACTTAAAGAACCTAATCCAGGGATGTGCCATCAGAGATAGAACAAGTCAGAAACTGCTTTACCAAATGTGGTATACGTTTGCGATGGGAATCTGCCTCAGGTATGCTCAAAGTGCTGCTGAAGCTGCCAGAAATATGAATGAAGGATTTTTCTTTATTTATGATCAAATATCAATGTATGACCATTCAGATTGCTTTGAGGTATGGTTTAAAAAAATACTTATTGGAATTTTTATTGAACAGTCACGCGGTGGAATTAAAATGGCCACAGCTTTTGATCATGATCTTATCATACCGGCCAGTCATCCTGATCCCAATAACGATTTAAAATATGCTCAGCTCATAATGATTATGCAGCAGCTTCCTCAGGAACAAAGAACATTTTTTAATATGTATGCTATAGATGGCTACACCTACAAAGAATTATCCAGCATTTTCAGGATCAAAGAAGCGCAATCCAAAATGATCATAGGTATAGCCAGACAGAAGCTATATCAAATCGCAAAACAAGGCATGGCCCCGGAAAGATTGTAA